From Eptesicus fuscus isolate TK198812 chromosome 13, DD_ASM_mEF_20220401, whole genome shotgun sequence, the proteins below share one genomic window:
- the LOC103292762 gene encoding olfactory receptor 1440, translating to MTGRSNSTMITKFILLGFSEFPKLTIVLFSIFLGIYLVTVSWNVGLITLIRTDSNLHTPMYFFLSYLSLLDICYVSTTAPKMLSDFFKKHKFISFMGCTMQYFFFSGLGLTECCLLTAMAYDRYAAICNPLLYTAIMSPTLCVQMVAASCVTGFFGSFIQLCALLQLHFCGPNIINHFFCDLPQLLILSCSDTFFFQVMLSVITIIFGVSSALIIMISYGYIIATILKITSAEGRAKAFSTCASHLTAVTLFFGSGIFVYLYPNSDDSLSQNKLASVLYTVVIPMLNPLIYSLRNKEIKDALNRWKKRIFFWCY from the coding sequence ATGACTGGGAGaagcaacagtacaatgattacgAAGTTCATTCTCTTGGGATTCTCTGAATTTCCAAAGCTCACCATTGTCCTCTTTTCAATATTCCTAGGGATTTACCTGGTGACAGTGTCCTGGAATGTGGGCCTCATCACTCTTATCAGGACTGACTCCAATCTGCACACACCTATGTACTTTTTCCTCAGTTACCTGTCTTTGTTGGACATCTGCTATGTTTCTACTACTGCCCCCAAGATGCTTTCAGACTTCTTCAAGAAGCACAAATTCATCTCCTTTATGGGGTGCACCATGCAATACTTCTTCTTCTCTGGCCTGGGTCTGACTGAATGCTGTCTCCTGACAGCCATGGCTTATGACAGGTATGCTGCCATTTGTAATCCTCTGCTTTACACAGCCATCATGTCCCCCACCCTCTGTGTGCAGATGGTGGCAGCATCTTGTGTTACTGGTTTCTTTGGCTCATTTATCCAACTGTGTGCCTTACTTCAGCTGCATTTCTGTGGGCCAAACATTATCAACCATTTCTTTTGTGACTTGCCCCAACTGCTAATCCTATCCTGCtctgacacatttttttttcaagtcatGCTGTCTGTGATCACAATAATCTTTGGGGTCTCATCTGCCCTTATTATTATGATATCCTATGGTTATATCATTGCCACTATTCTGAAGATCACTTCAGCTGAAGGCAGGGCCAAAGCCTTCAGCACCTGTGCTTCTCACCTGACTGCAGTGACCCTCTTCTTTGGCTCAGGTATCTTTGTTTATCTGTATCCTAATTCTGACGATTCTCTGAGCCAAAACAAGTTGGCATCAGTATTATACACTGTTGTAATCCCTATGCTAAATCCATTGATCTATAGCCTGAGGAACAAGGAAATCAAAGATGCCCtaaacagatggaagaagagAATCTTCTTCTGGTGTTACTAG
- the LOC103292761 gene encoding olfactory receptor 5A2-like, with amino-acid sequence MAMGRNISTMTDFILLGFSEHAELQVFLFVLFLGIYFMTLAWNLGLIVLIRMESHLHSPMYFFLGNLSFVDILYTSSVAPKMLCDFFKEQKTISFVGCAAQFFVFVGMGGTECCLLAAMAYDRYAAISNPLLYTALMSPTTCVGMAITAYTGGFLTGLVQTSSIFQLHFCGSRVMNHFFCDLPPLLVLSCSSTFLSQVVNFLVVCAVGGTSALVVLVSYGYIIAAVMNIHSTQGRTKAFNTCASHVTTVILFYGSGLFSYLHSSAGYSRDRDKVVSIFYGVVIPMLNPIIYSLRNKEIKVALKKLKRGRSKCLLWVL; translated from the coding sequence ATGGCTATGGGAAGGAATATCAGCACAATGACCGATTTCATCCTGTTGGGATTTTCAGAGCATGCAGAGCTGCAGGTTTTCCTCTTTGTGTTGTTCTTGGGGATCTATTTCATGACTCTGGCTTGGAACCTGGGTCTCATTGTCCTGATCAGGATGGAGTCACACCTCCACTCCCCTATGTATTTCTTCCTTGGTAACCTGTCCTTTGTTGATATCTTATACACCTCTTCTGTAGCCCCTAAGATGCTCTGTGACTTCTTCAAGGAGCAGAAGACCATCTCCTTTGTGGGTTGTGCtgcccagttttttgtttttgttggcaTGGGAGGCACTGAATGCTGTCTCCTGGCAGCCATGGCATATGACCGGTATGCTGCCATCTCCAACCCTCTGCTCTACACAGCCCTCATGTCACCTACCACCTGTGTGGGGATGGCCATTACAGCATACACTGGAGGATTCCTCACTGGGTTGGTCCAAACTAGTTCCATATTTCAGCTTCATTTCTGTGGGTCGCGAGTCATGAATCACTTTTTCTGTGACCTACCACCCCTGCTGGTCTTGTCTTGTTCCAGTACCTTCCTCAGCCAGGTAGTGAACTTTCTGGTTGTGTGTGCAGTTGGTGGGACATCAGCCCTTGTTGTCCTGGTTTCCTATGGCTATATCAttgctgctgttatgaacatCCATTCAACCCAAGGGCGGACGAAGGCTTTCAACACCTGCGCCTCTCATGTGACCACAGTGATTCTCTTCTATGGCTCTGGTCTCTTCTCATATCTCCATTCTAGTGCTGGATACTCACGGGACCGAGATAAGGTGGTGTCCATCTTCTACGGAGTTGTGATTCCCATGCTGAATCCTATCATATATAGTTTGCGAAACAAGGAGATCAAAGTTGCATTGAAAAAACTCAAGAGAGGAAGAAGCAAATGTCTTTTATGGGTCTTATAG
- the MPEG1 gene encoding macrophage-expressed gene 1 protein yields the protein MTSFRGAILFWTVAAWAKMDKPLGEADEAGFQKCKNALNLPVLEVLPGGGWDNLRNVDLGRVMDLTYTNCRTTEDGQYIIPDEIFTIPQKQSNLEMNSEILESWVNYLSSTSFSINMELSLFSKVNGKFSTEFQRMKTLQVKDQAVTTQVQVRNLIYTVKINPVSELNLAFKKLLLDISDRLENNQTRMATYLAELLVLNYGTHVITSVDAGAALIQEDHIRSSFLQDSQSSRSAVTASAGVVFQNIVNFKFEENYTSQNAFTKSYLSNRTHSRVQSIGGVPFYPGITLQTWQQGITNHLVAIDRAGLPLNFFINPDMLPDLPGPLVKKLSKTVESAVRRYYMFNTYPGCTDINSPNFNFQANTDDGSCEGKMTNFSFGGVYQECTQLSGKGAVQVCQNLEQKNPLTGDFSCPSGYSPIHLLTQIHEEGYNGLECVQKCTLWVFCKTVCEDVFRVAKAEFRAFWCVASGEVPEDSGLLFGGLFSAKSINPLTNAQSCPAGYFPLRLFESLKVCASQDYELGYRFSVPFGGFFSCAVGNPLVDSAISRDLGAPALKKCPGGFSQHLALISDGCQVSYCVKSGLFTGGSLPPARLPPYTRPPLMSQAATNTVVVTNTETSSSWIKDFQTNQWRLGEPLELRRAMKIIHGNGSGLSGGAAAGVTVGVTTVLAVVIALVIYRIRKYKKRGYQAIEDERQSLAPGTAGMEDTPDQEQEQCPA from the coding sequence ATGACCAGCTTCAGGGGTGCCATCCTCTTCTGGACAGTGGCAGCATGGGCTAAGATGGACAAGCCTCTGGGAGAGGCAGATGAGGCTGGATTTCAAAAATGCAAGAATGCCTTAAATCTACCTGTTCTGGAAGTCTTACCTGGAGGTGGCTGGGATAATTTACGGAATGTGGACTTGGGACGGGTGATGGACTTGACTTACACCAACTGCAGGACCACGGAGGATGGACAGTACATCATCCCTGATGAAATCTTCACCATTCCCCAGAAACAGAGCAACCTGGAGATGAACTCAGAAATCTTGGAGTCCTGGGTGAATTACCTGAGCAGCACCTCCTTCTCCATCAACATGGAGCTCTCCCTTTTTTCCAAAGTCAATGGCAAGTTCTCCACAGAGTTCCAGAGGATGAAGACTCTTCAGGTGAAGGACCAAGCTGTAACCACCCAGGTTCAGGTAAGAAACCTGATCTACACAGTCAAAATCAACCCAGTTTCAGAACTAAACTTGGCGTTTAAGAAATTGCTCTTGGACATCTCTGACCGTCTGGAGAACAACCAGACACGAATGGCCACCTACTTGGCAGAGCTCCTGGTCCTCAACTATGGCACCCATGTTATCACCAGTGTGGATGCTGGGGCTGCTCTCATTCAGGAAGACCACATCAGGTCCTCCTTCCTCCAGGACAGCCAGAGCAGCCGTAGTGCTGTGACTGCATCTGCTGGAGTTGTCTTCCAAAACATCGTCAACTTCAAATTTGAGGAGAACTATACCTCACAGAATGCCTTCACCAAGAGTTACCTCTCAAACCGTACCCACTCTAGAGTGCAGAGCATTGGAGGGGTTCCATTTTACCCAGGCATCACCCTCCAGACTTGGCAGCAGGGCATCACCAACCACCTGGTGGCCATAGACCGTGCTGGCCTGCCTCTGAATTTCTTCATCAACCCTGACATGCTGCCTGACTTGCCAGGGCCGTTGGTGAAGAAGTTGTCTAAGACAGTGGAATCTGCTGTGAGGCGCTACTACATGTTCAACACCTACCCTGGATGCACAGATATCAACTCACCCAACTTCAATTTTCAGGCCAACACTGATGATGGCTCTTGTGAAGGAAAAATGACCAACTTCTCCTTTGGTGGGGTTTATCAGGAATGCACTCAGCTGTCAGGGAAGGGGGCTGTCCAAGTCTGCCAAAACTTGGAGCAGAAGAATCCACTCACTGGTGATTTCTCCTGCCCCTCTGGCTACTCCCCAATCCACCTCCTGACCCAGATCCACGAGGAGGGCTACAATGGCCTGGAGTGTGTCCAGAAGTGCACCCTCTGGGTCTTCTGCAAGACGGTGTGTGAAGATGTGTTCCGAGTGGCAAAGGCCGAATTTAGGGCTTTTTGGTGTGTGGCCAGTGGTGAAGTACCAGAAGACTCAGGACTACTTTTTGGGGGCCTCTTCAGTGCTAAGAGCATTAACCCTCTGACAAATGCACAGTCATGCCCAGCTGGCTATTTTCCACTAAGACTCTTTGAAAGCCTCAAGGTATGTGCCTCTCAGGACTATGAGTTGGGATATAGGTTTTCGGTCCCCTTTGGTGGGTTCTTCAGCTGTGCAGTTGGGAACCCCTTGGTGGATTCTGCCATATCCAGAGACTTAGGGGCACCTGCTCTGAAAAAATGTCCCGGGGGCTTTAGCCAACATCTAGCCCTCATCAGTGATGGGTGCCAAGTATCCTACTGTGTCAAGTCTGGGCTTTTTACAGGAGGGTCTCTGCCCCCTGCCAGGCTCCCACCTTATACCCGGCCACCCCTTATGAGTCAGGCTGCCACTAACACTGTCGTAGTGACTAATACTGAGACTTCAAGCTCCTGGATTAAAGACTTCCAGACCAACCAGTGGAGGTTGGGAGAGCCGTTAGAGCTTCGCAGGGCCATGAAGATCATCCATGGGAATGGTAGTGGTCTGTCGGGGGGAGCAGCTGCTGGGGTTACAGTGGGGGTCACCACCGTCCTGGCAGTTGTCATTGCCCTGGTGATCTATCGCATCCGGAAATACAAGAAGAGGGGATACCAGGCAATTGAGGACGAGAGGCAGAGTTTGGCTCCTGGCACTGCAGGGATGGAAGACACTCCCGACCAAGAGCAGGAGCAATGTCCAGCCTAA